The Salicibibacter halophilus DNA window AGATGTGCAAGCAGAAGTGCTTGCCGCTGAGATGGTCGCCGCAGGTGCGGATACGTTTATATTTACCGATATCGAAAAGGACGGAATGCTCGCAGGGCCAAATGTGGAAGCCAGTGCCGCCCTTGCAAAAGCGAGCGGTGCTAACGTCATTGCATCGGGCGGTGTAAGTGGTTTGGACGATGTTCGAACATTGGTGCGTTATCGGGAGACAGGCGTAAGCGGTGTAATTGTCGGCAAGGCGTTGTACACAGACGCCCTTGATTTGTCTGAAGCGTTAAAAGAGGTGAAATGAACATGCTAACAAAACGGCTCGTTCCTTGTTTGGATGTAAAAGAAGGCCGCGTTGTTAAAGGCGTCCAATTTGTAGAGCTAAAAGATGCGGGAGACCCGGTGGAGCTGGCAGACTACTACGACCGGGAAGGAGCGGACGAGCTCGTGTTCCTGGATATATCGGCATCTCATGAAGGACGGAAAACGATGGTGGATGTTGTGCGGGAAGTGGCAGGAAAACTCGCGATCCCGTTTACGGTCGGCGGCGGCATCAATAGCGTCGATGACATGCGGCAAATCTTGCGTGCCGGTGCGGATAAAGTATCGCTAAATACGGCAGCCGTTAAAAATTCGGGCTTGATCGCGGAAGGGGCGGACTTTTTCGGCTCCCAATGCATCGTCGTCGCCATTGATGCCAAATGGGACGATCAATTGCAATCTTGGCGTGTGTATACCCATGGTGGCCGCAACGAGACGGATTTGGAAGTGACCGATTGGGCGAAAGAAGTCGTACGCAAAGGCGCGGGAGAAATTTTGCTCACGAGCATGGACCAGGATGGCGCAAAAACAGGGTATGATTTGGCGCTCACACGCGCGGTAAACGAAGCTGTGACCGTTCCGGTGATCGCTTCCGGAGGCGCGGGATCGCTGCAGGATTTTTCCGATGTGTTTCTGGAGGCCGGTGCGGACGCAACCTTGGCGGCCTCCGTTTTCCATTACAAGGAAACGGCTGTTTCGGAAGTTAAAGATGAGCTGAGAAAACAGGGGGTGAATGTGCGGTGAATGTGGATGATGTTGTTTTTGATGGCGAAGGATTGGTGCCGGCAGTCGTACAGGATGCCAATAGCAAAGAAGTATTGACGGTAGCATATATGAACCGGGAATCGCTAAAGAAAACAATCGATACGAAGGAAACCTGGTTTTACAGCCGTTCGCGCCAGTCCCTCTGGCATAAAGGAGAAACGTCCGGAAATGTGCAGCAAGTGAGCGATATTCGTTTTGATTGCGATCGCGATGCTTTGCTCGTTCTTGTACACCCGCGAGGTCCGGCCTGCCACAGGGGAACGTACAGCTGCTTTACAGAGAGTCTTTACCACGGGGAAGCGAAGCAGAAAACAGAGGGTTTCGAGATTTTGCGAACGTTGGCCGCGACGATTGCAGAAAGAAATCACGAACGCCCGGAGGGGGCTTACACCACTTACTTATTTGAAGAAGGGGTGGATAAAATATTAAAAAAGCTCGGCGAAGAAGCTTCCGAAATTATTATAGCGGCGAAAAATCGTGACCGGGAAGAATTATCATGGGAGAGTGCCGATTTTATATATCATCTCGTGGTGTTGCTTGAGGAACAGCAATTGCCCCTTGACCGCGTGATGGATACGTTAAGGGAACGGCACGGGAAGTAATAGCGAGTGTATTTTAGGTGAGATTGCTCCTTTTAGTCCTCGAGATTGGGTTTAACGGACTCGAAGCGCTGCTTGTGAGCCAAAAGAGTCCTCAGGAACTGGTTTAGCGGACTCGAAGCGCTGCTTGTGAGCCAAGTGAGTCCTCAAGATTGGGAGTTGCGAACGCATAATGGTTGGCGAGCGCCAAATGAGTCCGCTTTTCATCTTTCCGCGGGGTGTCGCAATTCGTCATAGTTGTTTTAGGTCATAAAAACGAATGATCTACGGTCCCGTTTTATGTTTAAAGCGAAAATCGGTATAGAGACAGTCAAATAGTTAACGGCCCGTATATTCGTGGACTTACGTACTTGCCGTTTTTTAGTTTGGTTAAATTAATGATACACGGTTCAACTCCACCTGCGCACGAACTTTTGGGGTGCTCCATAGACTATGTTATAATAAAAGAACCAACAGCATGTGGAAGGCGTGTATGCGCATGGGGCAACTGATCCCTTTTCTTCAAAACCCGGAGTATTTTTTTGACCGGGGAATTACGTTTTATAAAAATAAAGAGTGGAACCGCTCGATCCGTTATTTAAAACGAGCGATTGAATTAAGGCCCCTGGAAGGGGTTTTTCATTGTCAACTAGCAGCTGTATTGTCCGATATGGGCGAGCATGAACGTTCCAATGAGACCCTTTTGCACGTCTTGGATCATATTGATGGCAACATGCATGATTGTTATTATTTCCTTGCCAACAATTATGCGTTTCTCGGACTTTTTGATAAAGCAAAGGAAGCGGCGCTTCAATATTTGTCCTCCTCGCCTGAGGGGGAGTTCGCGGAAGATACGAAAGAGCTGCTTGAGTTGGTAAAACTTGATGGGGATGAAGCCTTTTTTGAGGATGAATATAAAGAAGAGCTTCCATTTCCCGATGACTTTATTTTACAGTATGAGCGTGCCGGGCGCTTCATCAACGATGGAAATTATGAAAAAGCAGAGCGTTTGCTCGAAGGATTAATGATGGATTATCCCGCCCATTATGCTTCCTACAATCAATATGCGAGAACGCTTCACCTGCAAGGACACAGCGACGAGGCGATGAATTGCCTGCGTTCCTTGTTAAAAGAGGTGATGTATGTGCCTGCGCTCTGCCAGTTAACATTATTGCTTGAAGATCAGCATAAAGAACGGGAAGCCGAACATTGGAAAAAGAAACTTAGACAATTGGCGCCATTGAATAAAGGGCATATGCATAAGTTGGCAGCAACGCTTTGCCGGCTCGGCGAATATGAGCAGGCGCTTGCATCCTTCCACTTTTTACGAAAACACAGCATGCCCGAAACAACAGGGGCATTTTTTTATCGTTATGGCGTGGCGGCTTTTCATTGTGGCTACAACGAAAAAAGTAAAAAAGCGTGGAAGCTCGCGCGTGATCACGGGCACGATAAAGCAGCAACGCTTTTGCAGACATGGCAGACACGGGCTCTGAAAAGGGACGAAGTACAGTGTGAACATCTGCACGATTTATCTTTCGGTTTGGATTGAGCAGATGAATAGACGTTAACGGAAAAGCGGGATAATATAGAGACAGAAGGCAAGTGAAAGGAGCGTCGGTCGATGTCAGGAGAAACAGAGACCATTTATGATGTCATAATTGCCGGGGCAGGTCCCGCGGGCATGACTGCTGCAGTGTATACATCGCGTGCAGAAATGAAAACATTAATGCTCGAACGAGGGATGCCGGGCGGTCAGGTGGCCAACACGGAAGATGTGGAAAACTACCCCGGATATTCGCATATTCTCGGCCCCGACTTATCGAATAAAATGTTTGAGCATGCGCGTAAATTTGGTGCAGAGTATGCCTATGGAGATATTAAAAAGATCGAAGACGGAAATCAATATAAAACGATTCACGCCGGGAATAAAACGTATAAAGCACGCGCTGTGATCATTGCCACAGGTGCGGAATATAAACAATTGGGCATTCCCGGTGAAAAAGAGTTCGGGGGCCGCGGAGTGTCCTATTGTGCCGTGTGTGACGGAGCATTTTTCCGGGATAAAGAAATTATCGTCGTCGGCGGGGGCGACTCCGCTGTCGAAGAAGCCGTATATCTCACGCGTTTTGCCAAAAAGGTGACCATCGTTCATCGCCGTGATGAATTACGCGCCCAAAAAATTCTTCAACAACGGGCATTTCTCAATGAACAAATTGATTTCAAATGGGATCATGTTGTCAAACAAATCCATGGTACGGATGGAAAAGTGAGCAATGTTACCCTCGCCAATGTGAAGACCGGCGACCAATATGATTTTCAAACCGATGGCGTTTTTGTCTATATTGGTTTGCTTCCGCTCAACAACGCCGTGAAAGACTTGGGAATCACGAATGAAGAAGGGTATATCGTTACAAACGAAGAAATGGAAACCGACCGTGTCGGAATTTTTGCGGCTGGTGACATTCGCGAAAAAACGTTGCGGCAAATTGTGACAGCAACCGGTGACGGCAGTTTGGCGGCACAAAACGCACAGTCATATGTCGAAGAATTGGAGAAAACAGTCGAGGCGTAAGAAATGCCAGTATATAAAAGGAAGAAAAATCGTTATTCTTTTTTAATGCTATTGTAACAGCTGTGAAACAATCAAGCGTTATGATGGAAGTACGTTAATTGACCCCCCTTTTATATATTTTGGATGCGCAAGGTTCATCGCCTTGCGTATTTTTTTGTCAAAAATGGGGGGATCGTGTAGATTCCAGAGGGTTAGATTTGTGGGATGCATCCGTTCACGTTATAATTAATGTGAGGTGATGAACATGCGGCGTGTGGCAAACTGCGTGTTGACACATAATGATCGGGTTTTGTTATTGCAAAAGCCCAGAAGAAACTGGGTGGTCGCCCCGGGAGGGAAGATGGAGGATGGAGAAACCCCACTTGCCACCGTGCGCAGAGAGTTCATGGAAGAGACCGGATTACAACTGCTGAACCCACAGTTACGGGCAGTTTCTACGATTGTCATTCAGGAAAGATACGCGAAAGTTTCCGAGTGGATGATGTTTTCTTTTCTTGCGCATAAACATAAAGGGGAAATGTTGGAACGCTCACCTGAAGGCCAATTGTTTTGGGAAGAGAAAACGAACGTGCTTTCTTTTCCGATGGCCTTGGGAGACCAGGATTTATTTAAACATCTTTTGGGAAAACAAGGAATGTTGTTCGGCACATTTTATTACACGCCTGATTACGAGTTGCTTGACGCTAAGCTCGAAACAGTGTGAACGGAGAGATGTTGGTGTGAAAGATGATATCCAGATCGTTGTCATTACCGGAATGTCGGGGGCAGGGAAAACGGTTACCGTTCAAAGCCTTGAAGATCTCGGGTTTTTTTGCATCGATAATTTGCCGCCGGCATTGATCCCGAAATTATTGGATCTCGTCGAAGGCGGTTCGATGAACCGTGTGGCCCTCGTCATGGATTTACGCGGCCGGGAATTTTTTGAACAAGTGTTTTCGGCGGTGAGTATGCTTGGAGACAAACCGAATCTGCACACGCATATTTTATTTCTCGATGCAGAGGACAGCAAGCTTGTGCAGCGATTTAAAGAAACAAGACGCTCGCACCCATTAGCTCCGGCAGGCCCACTGTTGGATGGCATTAAAGAAGAACGGCAGATCCTGGACGAGATCAAAGGGAGAGCACGTTACCATATTGATACGACAGCGCTTTCCCCTCGCGAACTACGGGCGGAAATTAACAAGTTCTTCACCGCTCCCGAGGAGCTGACTTTCAGTGTTCACTTTATGTCCTTTGGGTTTAAACGCGGAGTTCCGATTGATGCTGATCTTGTTTTTGATGTCCGTTTTTTGCCGAATCCCCATTATATTGAACGGATGCGCCCGTTAACCGGGATGGATTCGGATGTGGCCGAGTATGTGATGAAGTGGACGGACACGAAGGAATTTTTGGCAAAACTTGAAGACATGCTTACTTTTCTGTTGCCGCTGTATAAGCAAGAGGGGAAGAGCCAGGTGATCGTCGCTATCGGCTGCACGGGCGGGAATCATCGTTCCGTGGCACTTGTGGAGCATTTGTCCGACGTTTATTCCGGGAATTACCAAGTATATAAAAGCCATCGTGAACATAAGGACAGGGGAGAAACAAACGAGTGACTAATGTAAAAAAAATGGTTGTCATCGGAGGCGGTACGGGACTGTCCGTGTTATTGCGGGGACTAAAAACCTATTCCGTAGACCTATCGGCGATCGTTACCGTAGCCGATGATGGAGGAAGCTCGGGACGGTTGCGCAAGGAATTAAATGTGCCGCCGCCCGGGGATGTTCGGAATGTGTTGGTGGCACTGGCGGAAGTTGAACCATTAATTGAGCGGTTATTTCAGCATCGATTTGAAAATGGAGAAGGACTCAGCGGGCATTCGCTCGGCAATTTGCTAATCGCGGGCATGACATCCATCACCGGTGATTTTGCCCGCGGCATCAGCGAGCTTAGCGCTGTGCTCAATGTGCGCGGAACGGTGTTGCCCGCGTCAAATAACAGCATTGAGCTCGTGGCAAGGATGACCGATGGCAGTGTCGTTCGGGGGGAATCCAATATTCCGAAGGCAGGGAAAAAAATCGACAAAATGATCCTTGACCCCGAATTTCCCGAGGCACTTCCGGCAAGCATTCAGGCAATTCGACAAGCGGATAAAATTATTATGGGGCCGGGAAGCTTATATACCAGTGTGTTACCCAATTTGCTCGTGCCCGGGATTGCTGAGGAGATAAGCCGATCGCCAGCGGATAAAATTTACATTTGCAATGTTATGACGCAAAAAGGGGAAACAGATGGGTTTACCGCTTCCGATCATATCAAGGCGTTGCATGCCCATATCGGGGATTCGATGATTGAACAAGTTTTCACCCATGACGGAAACATTTCATCGGAAATGATCGAGCGATATGCAGAGGAAGGTTCGGAAGCTGTGATTTGTGATGAAGGTTCTTTAAAATCACTTGGCTTGGATGTGGTTCAAGATGATTTCATTCATACAGACGGCCCGGTGTTGCGCCATAATGCCGAAAAAATCGCCCGGATGATTCTGGAGGGCTAAGGACGTTTGACTAAGAAGGTGGTGAGTATGCCTTGACTTCGTTTGCAGCAATGACAAAAAAAGAGCTTACGCAAATTCGTGCAGATGATTGCTGTGTAAAAGCGGAACTTTCCGCGCTCATTCAGATGGTTGGTGCGCTCCAGGTTTCGGAATCGCGCGCGACTTTGGATATAACAACCGAGAACGCCGCGATTGCGCGAAGGTTTTATACGCTTCTGAAGCAGCGTTATGAAAACATGAAGGCCGAACTCGTCGTTCGTAAAAAAATGCAATTAAGAAAGAACAATATTTACATCGTTCGGGTATATCGTCTCGTGGAAGAAATTTTAGCGGATACAAACCTGAGAGCCGATGGGCATACGTTTACACAGTCCATTTCAGCACATACATTCAAGGATAACTGTTGCAAAAGAGCGTATTTGCGCGGAGCTTTTCTCGCGGGCGGGTCCATTAATCATCCGGAGACGTCTTCCTATCATTTGGAATTGTTTTCCTATTATAAAGAGCACAATCAATCATTGCTGGGACTAATATCGGAATTTGATCTGGATGCCCGTGTACTGGAGCGGAAAAAAGGGTATATTGTTTACATTAAGGAAAGTGAGAAAATCACTGAATTCCTTAACATTATCGGTGCCCATCAAGCATTGCTTTATTTTGAAGATGTACGGATTGTGAAAGATATGCGTAACTCTGTTAATCGGCTTGTGAACTGCGAGACGGCAAATTTAAACAAAACGGTAGGGGCCGCCTTGCGGCAAGTGGAAAATATACAACTTGTCGCGCGAGAAATCGGCCTGGAAAGTTTGCCTCCCAAAGTTCGTGAAATGGCGGAACTCCGGGTGAAACACCAGGATGTTACCTTAAAAGAACTGGGAGATATGGCAGAAAGCGGGAAGGTAAGCAAATCCGGGGTCAATCATCGGTTGCGAAAAATTGACGAACTGGCTGAACGAATTCGCAATCGTGAATCGTTGCCACAAGGGTAAAGTGTACGTCGGAACTATCGGAAAAGCGGGCGCTTACCACCGGGATAAACATATAGAAGGGGTGGGTAGTAATGGTCGAGCGTGACGTGGAAGTGAAGTTAAAAATGGGCTTGCAGGCGCGGCCTGCCGCTTTATTCGTGCAGGAAGCGAATCGCTTCCATGCGGATATAAACGTTATAAAAGGGACGCATGAGACCAACGCCAAAAGTATTATGGGAGTGATGAGCCTCGCCGTTCGCAAAGGAGCAACCATTCGCATATCTGCAGATGGCGGCGATGAGGAAGAAGCGGTAGAGGCGCTTGCGGAATTTGTGAGTGAGGAATAAAAAAACCACGCGACCCGCGTGGTTTTTTGTTGATGCTATCGTTTTTTCTTCTTTATTGTTTGCTATCATTTTTCTCAAAGATTTGATCGATAAGCCCGTAATCTTTTGCTTCCGGTGCAGTCATAAAGTTATCGCGGTCCGTGTCACGTTCAATGACTTCGAGAGGTTGGCCCGTTCGCTCGGCAAAGATGTTGTTCAACCGTTTCCGCATTTCCAGAATACGGCGGGTATGAATTTCAATATCGGAAGCCTGCCCTTGTGTGCCGCCAAGCGGTTGGTGAATCATAATTTCACTGTTCGGGAGGGCGAAACGCTGACCGACTTCACCGGCGTTTAATAGGAAAGCACCCATGGAGGCAGCCATGCCGATGCAAATGGTCGAGACCTTCGGTGTAATGTATTGCATCGTATCATAAATGGCCATGCCGGCGGAAATGGAGCCCCCCGGGCTGTTAATATAAAGGGAGATATCCTTGTCCGGATCTTCCGCTTGGAGGAAAAGCAATTGAGCGACGATGGTATTGGCCACATTGTCATCGATCCCTGATCCGAGCATGACGATACGGTCTTTTAACAGACGCGAATAAATATCATAAGCCCGTTCTCCTCGGTTTGTTTGTTCAATAACTGTTGGTATTAGATGCATAAATCTAATCCTCCTTCATCTCGTTTACGTTGTAGTGCAATCCCATGCAACATAAAATGATGGGGTTTACTGGTCTCATCATACCTTGTTGGTCAATAAAGGTCAAATGCATTGCATTCATTTTTTACCCACTACTATATTTACCCTTTTTCGTAAACTTCAAACCGTTTTCTCCTGGCTTCTTATTTTGAAATGCGATATAATACACTCAAGGATATTGCAATTAGCGTAATGAATGTTTATTTTCACAATAAAAGAAATGCTCAAAGGGGGATTCCATGTTTGGCCAAGAACGCTTAGAACAAACGGAACTGCATGCCCGGGAGCAGGAACTAAAGGTGGATGAAGCCGCTGCAGAACTCGAAAGGTTAGCCGAATCGTTAAGAACAACCGGTTCATTTGATTTCTTGCAGGATGACCGCACGTATGAGCAAGCTCATGTCCCTTCTCATATAACGATGAATAGCGAGTATATACAAAAGAAGAAAACGCATACCGTCCGTTTAGCCTTTTCATGGATGGAACAACAATAAATAGCCGCTATCTTTTTAGAAAGCGCTTACAGAATAAAGGGGGGCGCACCATGAACCTTGAAATGGGACTAATTCAACAACAAACAATGAAACTCGTGATGACCCAGCAATTGCGCCAGGCAATTTCCTTGTTACAATACTCCTCACTGGAATTGTCTGAATATATAGAAGCACAAGCATTGGAGAATCCACTGTTGGATATCGGCGATTCAAACAGGGATGAGGTGATCCGGGATAGCCCTGTGTTATGGCAAGATCGTGAGGAAAGCAGTGGGGAGCAGGGAAAAGACCCGTTCATTGATCGTTTGGGGAATGAGCGGCAAGGGTTAACGGTTCATTTGATGGATCAACTTCGAATGCTTGATTGCCGAGAGAAGACAAAAGAACAGCTAGAATATTTCATCCATAATATCGATGAAAACGGTTATTTAATTGTTAATGAACAAGAAGCGGCCATTGAACTCGGCATCACCCCCGACCGTTTCCATGAATTAAGCGCCATTTTGCAACACTTTGATCCCCTTGGCGTAGGGGCGCGTTCGTTATCGGAATGTCTGCTTTTGCAGTTGCAAGCACTTCCTGAGGAGCACCCGGTGATTGAAACGATTGTCCGCCATTATTTGCAAGCGTTTGCAGGAAAAAAATGGAAATGGCTTGCGGAAGAAATGCAAATCACACTCGAAGAAATACAAGAGGCCCATGATTTTATTCAGACGCTTAATCCACGCCCTGCCCAAGGGTTTAGTGAAAGCGAAGCGGAATATATTATGCCGGATGTCTATATAGAAAAGCACAATGGCGAATGGGCCGTTATTTTAAATGATGATTCTTTGCCGAAGATTCGCTTGAATCGCCAATATCGGAATCTCCTTCATCAAAAAAGCGATAAAGAAACGTTTGATTATGCCCATTCCAAATACAAACAACTCGTCTGGCTGTTGAAAAGCATTGACCAACGGCAACAAACGATTCGCGCCGTAACAGAAGCGATCGTTGAATATCAACCAAATTTTTTGGAGAGTGGCGAGCTGCGCCCGATGACGCTCAAACATATTGCTGAACGGGCAGACGTTCATGAATCAACGGTTTCACGAACGACGAACGGGAAGTATGTACAAACGCCCCGCGGCTGTTATGAATTAAAAGCATTTTTCAGTAAAGGGGTCTCCGGTAATGCCGGCGAAGACGTTTCGGCATCGATGGTGAAACAGTCCATCCGTTGTTGGATTGAACAAGAGAATAAACAAAAACCAATCTCTGACCAGAAAATCGCCGATCGCTTTAAACAGGATGAAGGGATAAAGATTTCTCGGCGCGCGATCGCCAAATACCGTGATGAACTTAACATTCCGGCTTCATCCAAACGAAAACGTTTTG harbors:
- the hisF gene encoding imidazole glycerol phosphate synthase subunit HisF, whose protein sequence is MLTKRLVPCLDVKEGRVVKGVQFVELKDAGDPVELADYYDREGADELVFLDISASHEGRKTMVDVVREVAGKLAIPFTVGGGINSVDDMRQILRAGADKVSLNTAAVKNSGLIAEGADFFGSQCIVVAIDAKWDDQLQSWRVYTHGGRNETDLEVTDWAKEVVRKGAGEILLTSMDQDGAKTGYDLALTRAVNEAVTVPVIASGGAGSLQDFSDVFLEAGADATLAASVFHYKETAVSEVKDELRKQGVNVR
- the hisIE gene encoding bifunctional phosphoribosyl-AMP cyclohydrolase/phosphoribosyl-ATP diphosphatase HisIE, translating into MNVDDVVFDGEGLVPAVVQDANSKEVLTVAYMNRESLKKTIDTKETWFYSRSRQSLWHKGETSGNVQQVSDIRFDCDRDALLVLVHPRGPACHRGTYSCFTESLYHGEAKQKTEGFEILRTLAATIAERNHERPEGAYTTYLFEEGVDKILKKLGEEASEIIIAAKNRDREELSWESADFIYHLVVLLEEQQLPLDRVMDTLRERHGK
- a CDS encoding tetratricopeptide repeat protein, whose translation is MGQLIPFLQNPEYFFDRGITFYKNKEWNRSIRYLKRAIELRPLEGVFHCQLAAVLSDMGEHERSNETLLHVLDHIDGNMHDCYYFLANNYAFLGLFDKAKEAALQYLSSSPEGEFAEDTKELLELVKLDGDEAFFEDEYKEELPFPDDFILQYERAGRFINDGNYEKAERLLEGLMMDYPAHYASYNQYARTLHLQGHSDEAMNCLRSLLKEVMYVPALCQLTLLLEDQHKEREAEHWKKKLRQLAPLNKGHMHKLAATLCRLGEYEQALASFHFLRKHSMPETTGAFFYRYGVAAFHCGYNEKSKKAWKLARDHGHDKAATLLQTWQTRALKRDEVQCEHLHDLSFGLD
- the trxB gene encoding thioredoxin-disulfide reductase — encoded protein: MSGETETIYDVIIAGAGPAGMTAAVYTSRAEMKTLMLERGMPGGQVANTEDVENYPGYSHILGPDLSNKMFEHARKFGAEYAYGDIKKIEDGNQYKTIHAGNKTYKARAVIIATGAEYKQLGIPGEKEFGGRGVSYCAVCDGAFFRDKEIIVVGGGDSAVEEAVYLTRFAKKVTIVHRRDELRAQKILQQRAFLNEQIDFKWDHVVKQIHGTDGKVSNVTLANVKTGDQYDFQTDGVFVYIGLLPLNNAVKDLGITNEEGYIVTNEEMETDRVGIFAAGDIREKTLRQIVTATGDGSLAAQNAQSYVEELEKTVEA
- a CDS encoding NUDIX domain-containing protein, producing MRRVANCVLTHNDRVLLLQKPRRNWVVAPGGKMEDGETPLATVRREFMEETGLQLLNPQLRAVSTIVIQERYAKVSEWMMFSFLAHKHKGEMLERSPEGQLFWEEKTNVLSFPMALGDQDLFKHLLGKQGMLFGTFYYTPDYELLDAKLETV
- the rapZ gene encoding RNase adapter RapZ; this encodes MKDDIQIVVITGMSGAGKTVTVQSLEDLGFFCIDNLPPALIPKLLDLVEGGSMNRVALVMDLRGREFFEQVFSAVSMLGDKPNLHTHILFLDAEDSKLVQRFKETRRSHPLAPAGPLLDGIKEERQILDEIKGRARYHIDTTALSPRELRAEINKFFTAPEELTFSVHFMSFGFKRGVPIDADLVFDVRFLPNPHYIERMRPLTGMDSDVAEYVMKWTDTKEFLAKLEDMLTFLLPLYKQEGKSQVIVAIGCTGGNHRSVALVEHLSDVYSGNYQVYKSHREHKDRGETNE
- a CDS encoding gluconeogenesis factor YvcK family protein — encoded protein: MVVIGGGTGLSVLLRGLKTYSVDLSAIVTVADDGGSSGRLRKELNVPPPGDVRNVLVALAEVEPLIERLFQHRFENGEGLSGHSLGNLLIAGMTSITGDFARGISELSAVLNVRGTVLPASNNSIELVARMTDGSVVRGESNIPKAGKKIDKMILDPEFPEALPASIQAIRQADKIIMGPGSLYTSVLPNLLVPGIAEEISRSPADKIYICNVMTQKGETDGFTASDHIKALHAHIGDSMIEQVFTHDGNISSEMIERYAEEGSEAVICDEGSLKSLGLDVVQDDFIHTDGPVLRHNAEKIARMILEG
- the whiA gene encoding DNA-binding protein WhiA, translating into MTKKELTQIRADDCCVKAELSALIQMVGALQVSESRATLDITTENAAIARRFYTLLKQRYENMKAELVVRKKMQLRKNNIYIVRVYRLVEEILADTNLRADGHTFTQSISAHTFKDNCCKRAYLRGAFLAGGSINHPETSSYHLELFSYYKEHNQSLLGLISEFDLDARVLERKKGYIVYIKESEKITEFLNIIGAHQALLYFEDVRIVKDMRNSVNRLVNCETANLNKTVGAALRQVENIQLVAREIGLESLPPKVREMAELRVKHQDVTLKELGDMAESGKVSKSGVNHRLRKIDELAERIRNRESLPQG
- a CDS encoding HPr family phosphocarrier protein, with protein sequence MVERDVEVKLKMGLQARPAALFVQEANRFHADINVIKGTHETNAKSIMGVMSLAVRKGATIRISADGGDEEEAVEALAEFVSEE
- the clpP gene encoding ATP-dependent Clp endopeptidase proteolytic subunit ClpP, translating into MHLIPTVIEQTNRGERAYDIYSRLLKDRIVMLGSGIDDNVANTIVAQLLFLQAEDPDKDISLYINSPGGSISAGMAIYDTMQYITPKVSTICIGMAASMGAFLLNAGEVGQRFALPNSEIMIHQPLGGTQGQASDIEIHTRRILEMRKRLNNIFAERTGQPLEVIERDTDRDNFMTAPEAKDYGLIDQIFEKNDSKQ
- the rpoN gene encoding RNA polymerase factor sigma-54; translation: MNLEMGLIQQQTMKLVMTQQLRQAISLLQYSSLELSEYIEAQALENPLLDIGDSNRDEVIRDSPVLWQDREESSGEQGKDPFIDRLGNERQGLTVHLMDQLRMLDCREKTKEQLEYFIHNIDENGYLIVNEQEAAIELGITPDRFHELSAILQHFDPLGVGARSLSECLLLQLQALPEEHPVIETIVRHYLQAFAGKKWKWLAEEMQITLEEIQEAHDFIQTLNPRPAQGFSESEAEYIMPDVYIEKHNGEWAVILNDDSLPKIRLNRQYRNLLHQKSDKETFDYAHSKYKQLVWLLKSIDQRQQTIRAVTEAIVEYQPNFLESGELRPMTLKHIAERADVHESTVSRTTNGKYVQTPRGCYELKAFFSKGVSGNAGEDVSASMVKQSIRCWIEQENKQKPISDQKIADRFKQDEGIKISRRAIAKYRDELNIPASSKRKRFA